In Promicromonospora sp. Populi, one genomic interval encodes:
- a CDS encoding SGNH/GDSL hydrolase family protein — MKQRLFRIVAVMAATSLATVGLVTTTALPSYAAGESYVALGDSYSSGTGTRAYINDGTQCLRSVYAYASLTAAARSYTLNFRACSGAVVADVTNTQLSALSSSTRYVTITVGGNDAGFADVLTECALPAWASDCAGTVAAARTFISNTLPGRLSTLYTAIRTRAPNAKVVVVGYPKLFNGEDCNLATFFSPEDEAALNNASVLINSVTATAASARGFTFVNPVNAFTGHAVCDSTEWINGYSNPQQESFHPNRLGHANGYTPLVSGVLTGTSVSVTSEVLAEAQDSAAAQADLQRRYADADRNIKPKLFQPPTKAGLEELAKERGINFDAWWAQVQAQA; from the coding sequence ATGAAGCAACGCCTGTTCCGCATCGTCGCCGTCATGGCAGCGACGAGCCTTGCCACGGTCGGGCTGGTGACGACTACGGCCCTGCCGTCGTACGCCGCCGGCGAGTCCTACGTCGCCCTCGGCGACTCCTATTCCTCGGGCACCGGCACCAGGGCCTATATCAACGATGGCACCCAGTGCCTGCGCTCGGTCTACGCCTATGCCAGCCTCACCGCAGCGGCCAGGAGCTACACCCTCAACTTCCGGGCCTGCTCGGGAGCTGTCGTGGCCGACGTGACGAACACCCAGCTCAGCGCCCTGAGCTCGAGCACGAGGTATGTCACCATCACGGTCGGCGGCAACGACGCCGGATTCGCCGACGTGCTCACCGAGTGCGCCCTCCCGGCTTGGGCCAGCGACTGTGCCGGGACGGTCGCCGCGGCGCGTACGTTCATCTCCAACACCCTCCCGGGCCGGCTCAGCACGCTCTACACCGCCATCCGGACGAGGGCGCCCAACGCGAAGGTGGTCGTCGTCGGCTACCCGAAGCTCTTCAACGGTGAGGACTGCAACCTGGCCACCTTCTTCAGCCCGGAGGACGAGGCAGCACTCAACAACGCCTCAGTGCTCATCAACTCGGTCACCGCGACGGCCGCCTCCGCCAGGGGGTTCACCTTCGTCAACCCGGTCAACGCGTTCACCGGCCACGCCGTGTGCGACTCGACCGAGTGGATCAACGGCTACTCGAACCCACAGCAGGAGTCCTTCCACCCCAACCGCCTCGGTCACGCCAACGGCTACACCCCGCTGGTCAGCGGCGTCCTGACCGGCACGAGCGTCAGCGTGACCAGCGAAGTGCTCGCCGAGGCCCAGGACAGCGCTGCGGCGCAGGCAGACCTACAGCGGAGGTACGCCGACGCCGACCGCAACATCAAGCCGAAGCTCTTCCAGCCCCCGACCAAGGCTGGTCTGGAAGAACTGGCCAAGGAGAGGGGCATCAACTTCGACGCGTGGTGGGCTCAGGTGCAGGCTCAGGCCTAG